From the genome of Geoanaerobacter pelophilus:
TACTCCTCGACCGCAGCGGACCGGCATTTTGTGCTGGACCAGATCACGGGACGGGTGCTGTTCGGCGATGGGGCTCGGGGCATGATTCCTCCCATTGCCAGGGACAATATCAAGACCGCCTGGTACCGCAGTCACCAGGGTGGGACCGGTAATGTCCCGCCAGGGGCGGTGACAGTGGTGCGCAACCCTGCCGGTCAACTCGCTGCGGTCAAGCGGGTCGCCAACCTGGAGCTGGCGGTGGGGGGTGGCGACCAGGAATCGGTGGCGCAGGTCCGCGAACGGGGGCCAAGGACCATCAAGCATCGGGGCCGGGCAGTGACGATCGAGGATTACGCCTGGATGGCCCGCGATGCCGGCCGTGAAGTGGCTGCCGCCTGGTGCCTGCCGACGCGCGATCCGGACGGCAACGGTAGCGAGGGGTGGGTGACGGTGGTGATCGTCCCTGGCGAGGCGGGTACCAGGCCGTATCCTCGTCCGCCGTTGCTGCGCCATGTCAAAGCCTACCTGGAAAGCCGGGCGCTGACTAACCTGGCCAGCGAACGGCATATCCTTGTTACCGGTCCCCGTTACATCGAGATACAGGTGACGGCTGCGATCGTGCCGATCCTCCCGGAAAAGGGTGATGAGGTGAAGCTGAAAGCGCTCAAGCGGTTGGAGGAGTTCCTGCACCCGCTCACCGGTGGCACAGCACGAAGCGGCTGGGAGCTGGGGCGCGACGTTTACCTTTCGGAAGTCTATGCCGAGCTGGAGGGGGTAGCGGGCGTGGACCATGTTGCCGAGCTGGCCCTGGATGGCTCGCTCCAGCAGTTCGAGCTGGAGCTGTTGCCGCGGCAGTGCCTGAGCCACACCGCCCCGCGCGGTAGCCGGGTCGGCACCATTGACGACCGGCTGAGGTTGGTGCTGGCCGATCCGCTTGCCCCGTTGCCACAGGGTGCGACGGCAACCGGAAGCGTGAAGGTTTCGCTTTACGGCTTCAGGGTGGGTGAAACGGTGCATGTCGTCGACAGTGCCAACCGGAACCTGCTGGAAGCGGTGACCGTGATCGGGGTCTCCCCGGAGAACGATGCTGTCACGATCAGGATGCCGTTTCATATGACCGAGAACTTGCCGCCGGTCGATTCTCTGGCGCTCCTCTCAACGGATGGCACGGTGCGCTTGCCGCTTACGGAGTGGCTGGAGGGTGAGGGGGTGACCGTGGCCCGTACCGTAACCATGCAGCCGGGGAGAGACCGGCTCTGCATCGTCACCGGCGGGGAGCGTTATCCCGAGTTCGAGTTCATGGCTGTCCTGTCCGTGGCGCGGCGGCGCGACCGAATTTCCATTCCCCCTGGGCATCTCGCCTGTTCGGGGAGTCACGATATCGAAATGGTCCTGGGAGATTGAGCCGATGACAATACCGCGCATTAATCTGGACAACCGGACATTCGATGACCTGATGGAGGAACTGCGGGGGCTGATTCCCCGGGAGGCGCCGCAATGGACCAACCATAACCTGTCCGACCCTGGCATCACGCTGCTGGAGCTGTTTTGCTGGCTAACCGAGGGGATCATGTACCGGACCAACCGGATCCCTGAGGCGAGCCGCCGCCGCTTTCTGCAACTGCTCGGCACTGAGGTGTCCGGATCGCTTGATGATGCCGTCGCCGCGACCGTTAACGGCTTGCAGGCCCCCTGGCGGGCAGTCACGGCGCAGGATTTCGAGACCCTGGTGGTCAGCGCCTTTCCGACAGTTGCCCGGGCATGCTGCCTGGCTGATCGGGCACTCGACAGTTCCGGCCCGGATGAGGAGCGGATCGGCCATGTCAGCGTCATCATCGTACCGAAGCCTGATGGCGACGGCGCGATGGCCCCGTCTCCGGCGCTGCTCGATGAGGTGTACCGGTTTCTCGACGAACGGCGGCTGATTACCTGCTGCCACCATGTCGTGGGGCCGACGTTCAGTGACATCGCTCTCTCCGTAACCGTGGTCTGCACTCCGGCGGCACAGCCGGAAATAGTCCGGGAACGGATCATGGCGGCGCTGCGCAGCTTCTTTGCCCCGGTTGCCGCTGCTCCGGACGGCAGCGGCATGACCGGCTGGGAGTTCGGTCAACCGGTGTACGAATCCGAGGTCTGCGCCCTGATCGAGGGGGTTGCCGGGGTCGATCACCTGGAAACGCTTGCCCTGGGTCAGATGGCTGGCGGGGTATGGCAAGACTCCGGGCGGATGATCACTATACCGGCCCACAGCCTGGTGCGCTTCTCTGAAGCAGTCAGCAAGATCGTGGTGACTTCACTGCTGCAGGAGATCCAATGAGCGACAGCGTCTTGAAGCGTCTTCTCGATCATCTCCCCGGCATCTACCGGGAAGACCCCTGGCTGGAACAGTTTCTCCGGCCGTTCAGCGAGGTTTTCGCCGGGTTTGAACAGCTGCTGGCCGAGATTGACCGTTTTTGCATACCGCTGAACAAGATCGATCCTTCGTATCGCACCGACCCGGAGTTTCTCCCGTGGCTGGCCGGGTGGCTGGCGCTGGAGCTGGACGAAGAATGGGACGAGCAGAAGCAGCGCGAGGTGCTGAGCCGCGCTGTGGAACTGTACCGGTTGCGCGGCACGGTCAAAGGGCTGAAAGAGTATCTGAAAATCTATACCGGCCACACCCCGGAGATCAGGGAATGTGCCTGGCCAGCCGGGATGCAGATCGGCGTTGCCTCCATGATCGGTGGTTTCGAGCCGCCGGCCGGGTTTGCCTCTTTCGCCGCCGAGCGGCGGGGGCTGGCCCGCTCCGACTGGTACCTGGTCACGGAGCTGGCCAGCGGAATCGAGTACCTCTACCGCGCCGACCTGGTGGAGCGGGTCGATGCCGATATCGACGCCGGAAGGGTCACCCTGTTCCACAAGCAGCCGGGTGACTACGAATTTACCCAGACAGAGCACAACAACGCTACCGTGACCCGTCGCGACGGGCTGGCCGACACGGCGTACGACCTGACCGGCATACCGTACGGCGCCACGGAAACCGCGTCCGGCGTCTATAGCGGGGATACTGTGCTGATCGAGGACGAGGGGGATATCCCGTACCGGTTCATCGTCGATGTGACCGTGCCGTCCAGCGTTCTGGAGCAGGTTCGGGTCGAGAAGATCAAAGGGATTATCGACCTGGAGAAGCCGGCCCATACCTTGTACTACCTGCGGCTGAACAGCCTGGATATCCGGGGAGTCCTCTCCCCGATGCAGATAGCGATACGATCTACGATTGAAATAGAGACAATATTGGGATGATCACCGGAAGGGGACAGCTATGACCGATTTCACTGAATTCAAGCGGATGAATTACTTTAAGGGGTTCTTCACCACAGCGGATGACTGGCAGGGGGAGCAGAACTATCACCGCGAAAAACTCCGGTTGCACAACCGGGGGCTCCACACCCCCGGCGTAATCAGGGGGATCGCCTCATGCCTGCGGGTCCGGGCAGCAGGGGGGCTCAACCTGGAGGTGCTGGCCGGAGCGGCAATCGACGGCGACGGCAACGAACTCTACCTGCCGCAATCGCGACTGCTTAGCGTGACGCCCCCTGCCGGCGCGGCGCGGCTGGTCTACGTCGGGCTCCGATACCGGGAGGCCGAGGATGAGCGGGTGATCAATACCGCGAACCCGGAATACAACGGCTTCAAGCGGATCAAGGAGGCACCGGAGGTTTTCGTTTCCGAGAGCTGCCCCGACAACCTGACGGCGATTGAGCTGGCTCGGATAGATCTCCAGCCCGGAGCTGCGGCGGTGGCTGATGCGGCTGATCCGGCCGCGCCGGGGGCGAACCAGATCGACCTCCGCTATCTCCTCTATTCCGGTGCAGTGTCCACTGCTGCTTCGTCCGGGAGACTCCCCCCGGACCTGCAGGAGCGGCTGGTGCAACTTATGGGGAGGACCCGCAAGGATTTTGCCGCTCTCAACCTCCGCTTCCCGTCGCCTTCTTGCGATGATGTTCGCCAGTCGGCAATCACCATCGAGATGCTCGGTCGCGCCGGACTGCTGGGTGAAGGTGAGCTTGCCGCCCTGGTTGCTTCGCTGGCTGACGTTGAGCACGACACCGGCCAGGAGCTTGGCGCGATCTATGCGGGGCTGGCCGGCACCAGTGAATGGCAGGGGTATAGCGACAGCGTGGTCAGCCTGCAAGATGCCGTGCTGAGCGGCTTGACAGCCGACATTCTCGCCCGGCAGGACGAGGTGGCAGAGGCGGCGCGGGAACTGTCCGAGGTGGTCCTGACCGTGCCGTTGGCTGCGGCCGGCGGATCGCAGACCGTGTCAGTGGTGGGGGACGACGGGGTGGTCAAGCTCGATGCTTCGGCATCGCACGGTTTTGGTGGCCGCACCATTGCCCTGTACCGCTGGAACCTGAAAGAGAGCATCGCAGCGCCGGTTGCCAATGCCGGTAGCGGCGCCACCATCAGCACCAACGGCGACGAGACCTCGGTGTTGCTCGACGCTTCCGGGGCCCAGGCATCGGCTGGGGCAGCGATTGTCAAATATATCTGGGACAAGAAATAGTGACTGCGCCATTTTATCCCGCAAATTTGTCTTAAATTTTCATACCTGCAGAAATGAAAGGAGCAATAGATATGGCACTCACCAGATTTCCGATTGAGACGACGAACCCGAAGATCGAGGTAACACTCCCCGTAGGGAGGCACGTCCTCGAACTGGTGGTCGAAGACAGCGCCGGTTTGCGCAGTGCGCCGGACCAGATAGTAATCGAGGTGCGCAAAGAGGTGGCGGTTCCTACGATCACCGGCATTAACCCGGTTTCCGGTATCCGTGGCAACACGGTCGATGCGGTGATTAACGGCACCAACCTTACCGGCGCCACGGCGGTTGACTTCTCCGGCAGTGGCATAACGGCCAAGATCAGGACCGGCGGCACTGCCGGACAACTCCCGGTGTCGCTCATCATCGCCGCTGATGCCGCGACCGGCGCCAGGAGCTTCACGGTCAAGACCCCGGCCGGTACTGCCGCAAGCCCCACCGGGGTAGCGTTCAGTGTGGCCGTCGAGCCCACGATCATCCCGGTCGAGCCCCGGGTTTTGCCGATCGATATCAAGCCGATCGACGTGAAACTGATTGATCCGCAGCCGGTGATCGCGGAACCGCAGCCGCTTACGATCAAACCAATTGTTGCCGAACCGCAGCCGTTAGCGGTAAGCCCGATTATTGCCGAACCAAAGCTGGTTGTGACGGAGCCTAAGCTGGTCGAGCCGCAGGCGATCATTGCCGAGCCGAAACTGGCAATAGTCGAGCCGAAGGCGGTTATCGCTGAAACGAGGGCTGTCATTGCCGAGCCAAAGTTAGCGGTTACGGAAGTTGTTAATAAACCGGCAAAAGCTCCTGAAAAAGTAGCGACGAAAACCTCAATTGCGGGAACCAGCAAAACAACCAGGAGATGAAGTGACGACTGACACCGGCATGTTGACAAGGCTGCGGGCAATGAACCTGGAACTGAACCGGATGGAGACCATCTTCCAGAAAGAGCGGCTGGTTTCGGCGCCGCTTATGGTTCAGATCCCTACCGGCACCCGCTGCAATCTCCGCTGTGTCTTCTGCACCGACCGGACCCCGGCTGTGGCCGGGGCATACCGGGACCTCAGCCTGGAGGAGTTCATGCCGCTGGCCCAGGGGCTGGAAACTGCCTCCACCGTACAGCTCTGGGGGTGGGGCGAGCCGCTGCTCAACCCGCAATACGGCGCGATCTTCGATTACGTGACCGCCAACTATCCGGGGATCCAGCTCAACGTCTCCAGCAACGGCACCCTTTTCGATGCTGCCTGGCAGCGAAAGTTTCTCGATTACGGCAACTTTTCGCTCAATGTCTCGGTGAATGCCGCCAGCCGTGACACCTACCGCCAGGTCACCGGGGTAGACCTGTTCGGCCGGATGGCCACAAACCTGCGCGGTTTCGGCCGCCGCCTCAGGAGCGGCGCCAGCGGCTGCGCCCAGTACA
Proteins encoded in this window:
- a CDS encoding phage tail protein — protein: MSDSVLKRLLDHLPGIYREDPWLEQFLRPFSEVFAGFEQLLAEIDRFCIPLNKIDPSYRTDPEFLPWLAGWLALELDEEWDEQKQREVLSRAVELYRLRGTVKGLKEYLKIYTGHTPEIRECAWPAGMQIGVASMIGGFEPPAGFASFAAERRGLARSDWYLVTELASGIEYLYRADLVERVDADIDAGRVTLFHKQPGDYEFTQTEHNNATVTRRDGLADTAYDLTGIPYGATETASGVYSGDTVLIEDEGDIPYRFIVDVTVPSSVLEQVRVEKIKGIIDLEKPAHTLYYLRLNSLDIRGVLSPMQIAIRSTIEIETILG
- a CDS encoding radical SAM protein; the protein is MTTDTGMLTRLRAMNLELNRMETIFQKERLVSAPLMVQIPTGTRCNLRCVFCTDRTPAVAGAYRDLSLEEFMPLAQGLETASTVQLWGWGEPLLNPQYGAIFDYVTANYPGIQLNVSSNGTLFDAAWQRKFLDYGNFSLNVSVNAASRDTYRQVTGVDLFGRMATNLRGFGRRLRSGASGCAQYSVSFVVVRENLHEIPAFVDLAAEFGACHVQFMDLMNINASFGALSAGSEGGRVRELFAEALERAAAAGISVGTFLPYGEHDYLAMEKYGGSPAVAASEEPVALNPCYEPWRNMLVSTDGTCSLCCRSGVVTGNLAKDGLDAVWNSDVYQSVRKTVNSAEPPDFCRNCPVKLGISS
- a CDS encoding baseplate J/gp47 family protein, yielding MTIPRINLDNRTFDDLMEELRGLIPREAPQWTNHNLSDPGITLLELFCWLTEGIMYRTNRIPEASRRRFLQLLGTEVSGSLDDAVAATVNGLQAPWRAVTAQDFETLVVSAFPTVARACCLADRALDSSGPDEERIGHVSVIIVPKPDGDGAMAPSPALLDEVYRFLDERRLITCCHHVVGPTFSDIALSVTVVCTPAAQPEIVRERIMAALRSFFAPVAAAPDGSGMTGWEFGQPVYESEVCALIEGVAGVDHLETLALGQMAGGVWQDSGRMITIPAHSLVRFSEAVSKIVVTSLLQEIQ